In Coriobacteriaceae bacterium, a single window of DNA contains:
- a CDS encoding aminotransferase class I/II-fold pyridoxal phosphate-dependent enzyme yields the protein MKELSNRTAKFTDSVIRRMTRISNKYGAVNLSQGFPDFDPPTQLLNSLSSIATDPKPLYHQYSITWGSQAMREALAAKQEHFMGMPVDPNQNIVVTCGSTEAMMAAMMTVTNPGDKVVIFSPFYENYGADTILSGAEPIYVPLNPPTFDFDRETLEAAFRDNDPKAIVLCNPSNPCGKVFTREELTFIADLCKKYDAYCITDEVYEHIVYAPHEHVYMATLPGMFERTISCSSLSKTYSITGWRLGYTIAPAQITERIKKVHDFLTVGAAAPLQEAVVTALNFDDSYYQEVLDLYAAKRDLFCQGLDSIGLVHNVPQGAYYVMMDISEFGYDSDLEFCEDLASKVGVGAVPGSSFFREPVNHLIRFHFAKRDETLNAALENLKSLRDKIKPRG from the coding sequence ATGAAAGAACTCTCCAATCGCACGGCAAAGTTTACCGATTCGGTCATCCGCCGCATGACACGCATCTCCAATAAGTACGGCGCCGTCAACCTCTCGCAGGGCTTCCCCGACTTCGATCCCCCGACGCAGCTGCTCAATAGCCTGAGCTCCATCGCCACCGACCCCAAGCCGCTCTACCACCAGTACTCCATCACCTGGGGCTCCCAGGCCATGCGTGAGGCGCTTGCCGCCAAGCAGGAGCACTTTATGGGCATGCCGGTCGACCCCAACCAGAATATCGTGGTCACTTGCGGCTCCACCGAGGCCATGATGGCCGCCATGATGACGGTCACGAACCCCGGCGACAAGGTCGTCATCTTCTCGCCGTTCTACGAGAACTACGGCGCCGACACGATCCTTTCGGGTGCCGAGCCCATCTACGTGCCGCTCAACCCGCCCACATTCGACTTTGACCGCGAGACGCTCGAGGCCGCCTTCCGCGACAACGACCCCAAAGCCATCGTCCTGTGCAACCCGTCCAACCCCTGCGGCAAGGTCTTTACGCGCGAGGAGCTCACCTTCATCGCCGACCTGTGCAAAAAGTACGACGCCTACTGCATTACCGACGAGGTATACGAGCACATCGTCTACGCGCCCCACGAGCACGTCTATATGGCCACGCTACCCGGCATGTTCGAGCGAACCATCAGCTGCAGCTCGCTGTCTAAGACGTACTCCATCACCGGTTGGCGCCTGGGCTACACCATCGCCCCGGCCCAGATCACCGAGCGTATCAAGAAGGTCCACGACTTTCTCACCGTGGGTGCCGCCGCTCCCCTGCAGGAAGCCGTTGTCACCGCCCTCAACTTCGACGACAGCTATTACCAGGAGGTCCTCGACCTCTACGCCGCCAAGCGCGACCTGTTCTGCCAGGGGCTCGATAGCATCGGTCTTGTGCATAACGTGCCGCAGGGCGCCTACTACGTCATGATGGACATCTCTGAGTTTGGCTATGACAGCGACCTCGAATTCTGCGAGGATCTCGCGTCTAAGGTGGGCGTGGGCGCCGTGCCCGGCTCGAGCTTCTTCCGCGAGCCCGTCAACCATCTGATTCGTTTCCACTTTGCCAAGC